In a single window of the Anaerotruncus rubiinfantis genome:
- a CDS encoding AMP-binding protein, producing the protein MEMENFYQRFCKERFDEKGVLTYFEPVIADNFNFAYDVVDEIARLEPGRRAMVWCNVAGEERTFTFREMKLYSDKCAQMLTDHGIKKGDMVMLVLKRHYEFWFTVLALHKIGAVGVPATNLLTVKDILYRFEAASITACVCSGECNITEYVDEACKKYPDIRAKFIVRGKREGWIDYAAELKKYDGNWQRVENSKEDPLLLYFTSGTTGFPKMVVHNHAYPAAHILTARYWHNVHADDLHLTVSETGWMKAVWGKLYGQWFAAASIFVYDFDKFVPGDLLHVMEKYGVTTFCAPPTIYRFFIKEGLGGYNLKNLRYSTTAGEALNPEVYNRWLEFTGLKLMECYGQTETVVQCVNLAGTTPKPGSMGKPSPQYHLRLVDEEGNDVPRGEVGEICVDTQKPYFGLFNGYYRNEEATRAAWHDGLYHTGDTAWMDEDGYLWYVGRTDDVIKASGYRIGPFEIESVLMEHPAVLECAVTGAPDPIRGTVVKATIVLTKAYQPSDELKKELQTYVKRQTAPYKYPRIVEFVEELPKTISGKIRRTEIRAKDGQKD; encoded by the coding sequence ATGGAGATGGAGAATTTTTATCAGCGCTTCTGTAAGGAGCGCTTTGACGAGAAAGGCGTGCTTACTTACTTCGAACCGGTGATTGCCGATAACTTCAACTTTGCTTATGACGTGGTCGATGAGATCGCCCGTCTGGAACCGGGCCGCCGGGCGATGGTCTGGTGCAATGTCGCCGGGGAAGAACGAACCTTCACTTTCCGTGAAATGAAGCTCTATTCGGACAAATGCGCCCAGATGCTTACCGATCACGGCATCAAAAAAGGCGACATGGTCATGCTGGTGCTCAAGCGTCACTATGAGTTCTGGTTCACTGTGCTCGCCCTGCATAAGATCGGCGCGGTCGGCGTTCCGGCGACCAATCTGCTCACCGTGAAGGATATCCTCTACCGCTTTGAGGCCGCAAGCATCACCGCCTGCGTCTGTTCGGGCGAATGCAACATCACCGAATATGTTGACGAGGCCTGCAAAAAGTATCCTGACATCCGCGCGAAGTTCATCGTGCGCGGCAAGCGGGAAGGATGGATCGATTACGCCGCCGAGCTTAAAAAGTACGATGGAAACTGGCAGCGTGTGGAAAATTCCAAAGAGGACCCGCTGCTGCTTTATTTTACCTCCGGCACGACCGGATTCCCAAAGATGGTCGTCCACAATCATGCCTATCCGGCGGCGCACATTCTGACAGCCCGTTACTGGCACAATGTCCATGCGGACGATCTGCACCTGACCGTTTCCGAGACTGGCTGGATGAAGGCGGTTTGGGGAAAACTTTACGGTCAGTGGTTTGCGGCGGCGTCAATCTTCGTCTATGACTTTGACAAATTCGTCCCGGGCGACCTGCTTCATGTAATGGAAAAGTACGGCGTTACGACCTTCTGCGCGCCGCCGACCATCTACCGTTTCTTCATCAAGGAAGGGCTTGGAGGCTACAATTTGAAAAATCTGCGCTACTCGACCACCGCGGGCGAGGCGCTCAACCCTGAGGTCTATAACCGCTGGCTTGAATTTACCGGGCTCAAACTTATGGAATGCTACGGTCAGACCGAGACGGTCGTGCAGTGCGTCAACCTGGCTGGGACTACGCCGAAACCCGGCTCGATGGGCAAACCTTCCCCGCAGTATCATCTGCGGCTGGTGGATGAGGAAGGAAATGATGTTCCGCGCGGCGAAGTCGGTGAAATCTGCGTCGATACGCAGAAACCGTATTTCGGACTCTTCAATGGGTACTACCGCAACGAGGAAGCCACCAGAGCCGCCTGGCATGACGGTCTCTACCATACCGGCGACACGGCGTGGATGGACGAGGACGGCTACCTCTGGTATGTTGGGCGCACTGACGATGTGATCAAGGCGTCCGGCTACCGCATCGGGCCGTTTGAGATTGAGAGTGTGCTGATGGAGCACCCCGCCGTGCTGGAATGCGCGGTCACCGGCGCACCCGACCCGATCCGCGGTACTGTCGTCAAGGCGACCATTGTGTTGACCAAGGCCTACCAGCCGTCCGACGAATTGAAAAAGGAACTGCAGACCTATGTGAAAAGACAGACCGCACCTTATAAATATCCCCGTATCGTCGAGTTCGTGGAAGAACTGCCCAAGACCATCTCCGGCAAAATCCGCCGCACCGAGATCCGTGCGAAGGATGGCCAGAAAGACTGA
- the ligA gene encoding NAD-dependent DNA ligase LigA — MDFAAAEKRVQELRKMIEKHSYQYYVLDNPSISDFEYDKLLHELLDLETEFPALDSENSPTRRVGGMALNTFAPVRHEVQMGSLQDVFSTEDLVAFDERVREKIEHPVYIVEPKIDGLSVSLEYRDGGFVRGSTRGDGITGEDVSENLKTVRSIPLTLREKLPFIEVRGEVYMPRASFEKVVTRQIENEEEPFKNPRNAAAGSLRQKDSKVTAQRGLDIFVFNIQQVEGKTLTAHKQSLEYLQALGFKVIPSFKAFDNIADAIEEVERIGQNRYAFPFDIDGAVIKVDDFAQRETLGATSKFPKWAVAFKYPPEEKESTLLDIEIKVGRTGALTPTAVFEPITLAGTTVSRAVLHNQDFINEKGISVGDRIVVRKAGDIIPEVVAVAQHQEGKAPYQIPHLCPSCGSVAEREEGEAVLRCVNMACPAQVARNLTHFASRDAMDIDGLGPAIVHQLLEAGLVHSAADLYELKAEALAKLDRMGEKSAQNLVDALAKSKTRDLSRLIFALGIRGIGQRASQLLAQRFGDIDAILAATAEEIATIDGYGDIMAESAADFFALEQNRQLIERLRALGLNMKCEIAPAEDTLAGKTFVLTGTLPTMARSEAKALIEAAGGKVSGSVSKKTDYVVAGEEAGSKLTKANELGVAVIDEAELLKLLGK, encoded by the coding sequence ATGGATTTTGCCGCGGCAGAGAAACGCGTTCAGGAACTGCGTAAAATGATAGAAAAGCACAGCTACCAGTATTATGTTCTGGATAATCCGTCGATCAGCGATTTTGAATACGATAAACTCCTGCATGAGCTGCTCGACCTTGAAACGGAATTCCCAGCGCTCGATTCAGAAAATTCCCCCACCCGCCGTGTCGGCGGGATGGCGCTCAACACCTTTGCGCCGGTGCGCCATGAGGTGCAGATGGGCTCGCTGCAGGATGTTTTCAGCACAGAAGATCTTGTCGCTTTCGACGAGCGGGTGCGTGAAAAGATCGAACACCCCGTCTACATCGTCGAGCCGAAGATCGACGGGCTTTCGGTTTCGCTCGAATACCGGGACGGCGGCTTCGTACGCGGTTCGACCCGCGGAGACGGTATCACCGGAGAGGATGTTTCGGAAAATCTCAAAACGGTGCGCTCAATCCCGCTGACGCTTCGGGAAAAGCTCCCGTTTATCGAGGTGCGCGGCGAGGTCTATATGCCGCGCGCGAGTTTTGAAAAGGTGGTCACGCGCCAGATTGAGAACGAAGAGGAGCCTTTCAAGAACCCGCGCAATGCGGCGGCGGGCTCTTTGCGGCAGAAGGACAGCAAAGTGACTGCCCAGCGCGGGTTGGACATCTTCGTTTTCAATATTCAGCAGGTCGAAGGCAAGACCCTCACCGCGCATAAGCAGTCGCTGGAATATCTCCAGGCGCTTGGCTTCAAGGTGATTCCTTCCTTCAAAGCATTTGACAACATCGCGGACGCAATCGAAGAAGTGGAGCGGATCGGCCAAAACCGTTACGCATTCCCGTTTGATATCGACGGCGCGGTCATCAAGGTGGACGATTTTGCCCAGCGGGAAACGCTCGGCGCGACCTCGAAATTCCCCAAATGGGCGGTTGCCTTCAAATATCCGCCGGAGGAGAAGGAAAGTACCCTTCTCGACATCGAGATCAAGGTCGGTCGCACCGGCGCGCTCACCCCCACGGCGGTATTTGAGCCCATTACGCTGGCAGGCACGACAGTGAGCCGCGCGGTGCTGCATAACCAGGATTTTATCAACGAAAAAGGCATCTCGGTCGGCGACCGGATTGTGGTGCGCAAGGCTGGGGATATCATCCCGGAAGTGGTGGCTGTCGCACAGCACCAGGAGGGAAAAGCTCCCTACCAGATCCCGCATCTCTGCCCGTCCTGCGGCAGCGTGGCGGAACGGGAGGAAGGGGAAGCGGTCCTGCGGTGCGTCAATATGGCCTGCCCGGCGCAGGTGGCCCGCAATCTGACACATTTTGCGAGCCGCGACGCGATGGACATCGACGGGCTGGGTCCGGCGATTGTGCATCAACTCCTGGAGGCAGGGCTGGTGCACTCGGCGGCGGATCTTTATGAGCTGAAAGCGGAGGCGCTTGCAAAGCTCGACCGAATGGGGGAAAAGAGCGCCCAGAACCTTGTGGATGCGCTGGCAAAATCAAAGACGCGCGATCTTTCCCGGCTGATCTTCGCCCTCGGGATTCGCGGCATTGGGCAGCGGGCTTCCCAGTTGCTGGCACAACGCTTTGGGGATATCGACGCGATCCTTGCGGCCACAGCGGAGGAGATTGCAACGATCGATGGCTATGGGGACATCATGGCCGAAAGCGCGGCTGATTTCTTCGCACTCGAGCAGAACCGCCAACTGATCGAACGGCTGCGCGCGTTGGGACTCAACATGAAGTGTGAAATCGCGCCTGCGGAAGATACCTTGGCGGGCAAGACCTTTGTTCTGACCGGTACGCTCCCGACAATGGCGCGCAGCGAAGCGAAAGCGCTTATTGAAGCTGCGGGCGGCAAGGTGAGCGGCAGCGTCTCGAAAAAGACCGATTACGTGGTGGCCGGCGAGGAAGCGGGCAGTAAGCTCACAAAGGCGAATGAACTTGGTGTCGCGGTAATTGATGAAGCGGAGCTTTTAAAATTGCTCGGGAAATAA
- a CDS encoding HAD family hydrolase, producing the protein MRIIKRLAIFDMDGTLLNTLDDLANACNYALRENGFPAHPNEAYRYFVGDGIHKLVERSLPLWVKNDETVHARVKEAFDVYYGAHSEDLTKPYDGVLETLDAMRAQGTCLAVLSNKPHEFVTVLAKKYFGERFAVAHGQRAGYPRKPDASLVKEILELTGTGQGDCIYCGDSGVDMQTAKNGGVYAIGALWGFRDGEELLKNGADALAESFPDLLKFSHGTY; encoded by the coding sequence ATGCGGATAATAAAGCGGCTTGCGATCTTTGATATGGACGGGACCCTGCTCAATACGCTGGATGACCTGGCAAACGCATGCAATTACGCGCTGCGGGAGAACGGTTTTCCCGCGCATCCGAACGAGGCCTACCGATATTTCGTGGGGGACGGGATCCACAAGCTCGTGGAGCGCAGCCTGCCGCTGTGGGTGAAAAATGACGAAACGGTTCACGCGAGGGTAAAAGAAGCTTTCGATGTATATTATGGGGCGCACAGCGAGGATCTGACGAAACCCTATGACGGCGTGCTCGAGACGCTCGACGCAATGCGCGCGCAGGGCACCTGCCTCGCGGTGCTCTCGAATAAGCCGCATGAATTCGTGACCGTACTCGCCAAAAAATATTTTGGGGAACGGTTTGCCGTGGCGCATGGGCAGCGCGCCGGCTACCCAAGAAAGCCCGATGCGTCGCTCGTCAAAGAAATTTTGGAATTGACCGGGACAGGCCAGGGAGACTGCATCTACTGCGGGGATTCCGGGGTGGATATGCAGACGGCCAAAAATGGCGGCGTCTATGCCATCGGCGCGCTGTGGGGGTTCCGGGATGGGGAGGAACTGCTTAAAAATGGGGCGGATGCCCTGGCGGAGTCGTTCCCGGATCTTTTAAAATTTTCCCATGGAACCTATTGA
- a CDS encoding ABC transporter substrate-binding protein translates to MKKLFLLSLTVAFAVLLAVPASAAVEVVDPGYYARFRGKGKSINVHNWGEYIADGSDGGMDVIAEFEKLTGIKVNYTTFSTNEEVYARLRGGSANYDVIIPSDYMIARMIREGMLEKLDLSNIPNAAFISEEFRHNAFDPTAEYSVPYTWGTVGVIYNTQMVDEADLGSWDLLWNEKYMGNILMFSNPRDAFGISLKRLGYTINPENEEQLSESLAELKKQKMLVQAYVMDEIFDKMIGGEAAIAPYYAGDALTMMADNPDLGYFAPSEGTNLFVDATVIPKGSREKECAEMFINFLQEPKVGAANIGYIGYSSPNDAVLAELPVEVIENPVAYPPREVLAKTDFWKDLPPELNKAVDAAWTELLSSDEQYSKWLIPMMMAAGIAASVTINLARAYRRRRDREYTDSFPKKRM, encoded by the coding sequence ATGAAAAAGCTGTTTTTGCTTTCTTTGACCGTGGCTTTTGCGGTATTGCTGGCAGTCCCGGCAAGCGCAGCAGTCGAAGTGGTCGATCCCGGTTATTATGCCCGGTTTCGTGGGAAGGGAAAATCGATCAATGTCCACAACTGGGGCGAATACATTGCCGACGGTTCGGACGGCGGGATGGATGTCATTGCGGAGTTTGAGAAGCTGACCGGCATCAAGGTCAACTACACCACCTTCTCGACCAACGAGGAGGTCTACGCCCGCCTGCGGGGCGGCAGTGCGAATTATGATGTCATCATCCCGAGCGACTATATGATCGCGCGGATGATCCGGGAGGGGATGCTCGAAAAGCTCGACCTTTCAAACATTCCGAACGCGGCGTTCATTTCGGAGGAGTTCCGGCATAACGCCTTCGATCCAACCGCGGAATATTCGGTTCCGTACACCTGGGGAACGGTTGGCGTCATCTACAACACCCAGATGGTTGACGAGGCGGATCTCGGCAGCTGGGATTTGCTCTGGAACGAAAAATACATGGGCAACATTCTGATGTTTTCCAATCCTCGGGATGCTTTTGGCATCTCGCTCAAACGACTCGGCTATACGATCAACCCGGAAAATGAAGAACAGCTTTCTGAATCGCTCGCGGAGCTGAAAAAGCAGAAGATGCTTGTCCAGGCGTATGTCATGGACGAAATTTTCGACAAAATGATCGGCGGGGAAGCCGCGATCGCGCCCTACTATGCGGGCGATGCGCTCACGATGATGGCGGACAACCCGGATCTTGGCTACTTTGCGCCGTCAGAGGGGACTAATCTCTTTGTCGACGCGACCGTCATCCCCAAAGGCAGCCGGGAGAAGGAATGTGCTGAGATGTTCATCAACTTCCTGCAGGAGCCAAAGGTTGGCGCGGCGAATATTGGATATATCGGCTATTCCTCCCCGAACGACGCAGTGCTGGCCGAACTGCCGGTCGAAGTGATCGAAAATCCGGTCGCGTATCCGCCGCGGGAGGTTCTCGCAAAAACCGACTTCTGGAAGGATCTGCCGCCTGAACTTAATAAGGCCGTTGACGCGGCGTGGACTGAACTTCTTTCCTCGGATGAGCAGTACAGCAAATGGCTGATCCCGATGATGATGGCTGCCGGTATCGCAGCTTCGGTCACGATTAACCTGGCGCGCGCTTATCGCCGCCGCCGCGACCGGGAATATACCGACAGCTTCCCGAAAAAACGAATGTAA
- the yunB gene encoding sporulation protein YunB, giving the protein MRPVTIRVNKRKLRGIKMLAVGLALLMVIVVIDGRVRPIITTISSYQAKLEATKSINDAVIEVISEEDVVYNSIISITQGKNGEVSSISTDMISMNRLKAEITNKVSDFLSDNSTRPVGIPIGTLMGGQILSGRGPEVEFRVIPAGYVHTEIYNQFQSAGINQTLHQIMLKVDATVSAVMPIYTVTTEVTTNICIAETIIVGQVPEAYSEINGDHSDPINMYNDYKADNFDLSGDTSRLRDS; this is encoded by the coding sequence ATGAGGCCGGTGACAATCCGGGTGAACAAACGCAAGCTGCGCGGGATCAAAATGCTGGCGGTCGGGCTGGCCCTCCTGATGGTGATTGTGGTGATCGACGGGCGGGTACGGCCGATCATCACCACGATCTCCTCCTACCAGGCGAAGCTGGAGGCGACCAAATCGATCAACGACGCGGTCATCGAGGTGATTTCAGAAGAAGATGTCGTCTACAACAGCATCATCAGCATCACCCAGGGGAAAAACGGGGAAGTCTCTTCGATCTCGACCGATATGATCTCGATGAACCGGCTCAAAGCGGAGATCACCAACAAGGTTTCCGACTTCCTCAGCGACAACTCGACCCGGCCGGTCGGCATCCCGATCGGTACCCTGATGGGCGGGCAGATCCTTTCCGGCCGTGGCCCGGAGGTGGAATTCCGGGTCATCCCGGCCGGTTATGTCCACACTGAAATCTATAACCAGTTCCAGTCGGCGGGCATCAACCAGACGCTGCATCAGATCATGCTGAAGGTCGACGCGACGGTCAGCGCCGTTATGCCGATCTATACGGTCACCACCGAGGTCACCACCAACATCTGCATCGCGGAAACGATCATTGTCGGGCAGGTGCCGGAGGCGTACAGCGAGATCAACGGCGATCACTCCGACCCGATCAATATGTATAACGACTACAAGGCGGACAATTTCGACCTCTCCGGGGATACCTCCCGCTTGCGCGATTCCTGA
- a CDS encoding ATP-dependent Clp protease ATP-binding subunit, protein MFKFNGFTPKANAAINCAIEEASALGHTYIGSEHLLLGLLLEGSGVAFTVLQKAGVTVEKVREMLIKTVGRGIQSVLNPSDITPRCKRILELSLMQTRMSGIPLAGTEHILVNLLKENESYGVRFLRQLLVDPEQVQKQLSDMTCSMGPADLPGGVKKVSPSRTKTAARTPLIDKYSRDLTELARQGKLDPVIGREKEVERVLQILTRRTKNNPCLIGEAGVGKTAIAEGIARRIVDMDVPQQLKDKRFVALDLTGMVAGTKYRGDFEERIKNTIEEVVAAGNIIMFIDELHTIIGTGAAEGAVDAANILKPQLARGEFQLVGATTIDEYRKFIEKDSALERRFQSVMVEEPSEKDTIEIIRGLREKYEAHHKLKIADDAISAAVGLSARYIADRHLPDKAIDLIDEACSRVKMNTITVPNCIKDLENKLNALKIDKENAISSQDFEFAASIRDREAELKAKLEKAQGEWELSGDADGQKVTGEDIAKLVADITRIDVTRITEAQSDQLLHLEESLHEMLIGQEQAVHAVANAIRRSRVGLHDPARPLGSFIFLGPTGVGKTELCKALAKCMFGDPHAMIRLDMSEYMERHAVSKLVGSPPGYVGFEEGGQLTEKIRRRPYSVLLFDEIEKAHPDFFNLLLQILEDGILTDAQGRTVSFKNAIIIMTSNVGARLITEQANLGFSLGDETDFDRQQENIRKMMLAELKKEFKPEFLNRVDEIIVFHKLTQEEVRRIAENMLDALKTRLAGLSIEISFDETATKQISTDGFDPLYGARPLRRAIQSRIEDKLADEMLHGRIKAGDKIRCTYADEQFLFS, encoded by the coding sequence TTGTTTAAATTCAACGGTTTTACGCCGAAGGCGAACGCCGCGATCAACTGCGCGATCGAGGAAGCGTCCGCGCTGGGGCATACCTATATCGGGAGTGAACACCTGCTGCTGGGCCTACTGCTGGAGGGCAGCGGCGTGGCTTTCACTGTCCTGCAGAAAGCGGGCGTCACGGTTGAAAAGGTGCGGGAAATGCTCATCAAAACGGTGGGCCGCGGCATCCAGTCGGTTTTGAACCCGTCGGATATCACTCCGCGCTGCAAGCGGATTTTGGAGCTTTCGCTCATGCAGACGCGCATGAGCGGCATTCCGCTCGCGGGTACGGAACACATCCTTGTAAACCTGCTCAAAGAGAACGAAAGCTACGGGGTACGCTTTTTACGCCAGCTGCTGGTTGACCCGGAACAGGTGCAGAAGCAGCTTTCCGACATGACCTGCAGCATGGGCCCGGCGGATCTGCCGGGCGGCGTGAAAAAAGTTTCCCCGTCGCGCACCAAAACGGCGGCCCGCACGCCGCTCATTGATAAATATAGCCGGGACCTTACCGAACTGGCGCGGCAGGGCAAGCTCGACCCGGTGATCGGAAGGGAAAAAGAGGTGGAACGGGTTTTGCAGATCCTGACCCGCCGGACCAAAAATAACCCCTGTCTGATTGGCGAGGCCGGGGTTGGAAAGACTGCGATTGCGGAAGGGATCGCGCGACGGATTGTCGATATGGATGTCCCGCAGCAGCTCAAGGATAAACGCTTCGTTGCCCTCGACCTGACCGGTATGGTCGCCGGGACAAAGTATCGCGGTGACTTTGAAGAACGGATCAAGAACACGATTGAGGAGGTGGTTGCCGCCGGGAATATCATCATGTTTATTGACGAACTGCACACGATCATCGGGACAGGAGCGGCCGAAGGCGCTGTCGACGCGGCCAACATCCTGAAACCCCAGCTTGCGCGTGGGGAATTTCAGCTGGTGGGCGCAACGACAATCGACGAATACCGCAAGTTCATCGAAAAGGATAGCGCTTTGGAACGGCGCTTCCAGAGCGTGATGGTGGAGGAACCCAGCGAGAAGGACACTATTGAAATTATCCGGGGCCTGCGGGAAAAATACGAGGCGCACCACAAACTGAAGATCGCTGACGATGCGATCTCCGCCGCGGTGGGGCTTTCCGCGCGCTATATTGCCGACCGCCATCTCCCGGACAAGGCGATCGACCTGATCGATGAAGCTTGCTCGCGTGTAAAGATGAATACCATTACAGTTCCGAATTGTATTAAAGATTTGGAAAATAAGCTGAACGCCCTGAAAATTGATAAGGAAAACGCAATCTCATCCCAGGATTTTGAATTCGCGGCGAGCATCCGGGACCGGGAAGCCGAACTCAAGGCGAAACTTGAAAAGGCGCAGGGAGAATGGGAACTTTCGGGCGACGCGGATGGCCAAAAGGTCACCGGGGAGGATATTGCAAAGCTTGTGGCGGACATCACCCGCATTGACGTGACCCGGATTACCGAGGCGCAGAGCGACCAGCTTCTGCATCTGGAAGAATCGCTGCACGAGATGCTTATAGGGCAGGAACAGGCAGTACATGCCGTGGCAAACGCCATACGGCGTTCCCGTGTCGGACTGCATGACCCTGCGCGGCCGCTTGGCTCGTTCATCTTTCTGGGACCGACCGGCGTGGGCAAAACCGAGCTCTGTAAAGCGCTTGCCAAGTGCATGTTCGGTGATCCGCACGCGATGATCCGGCTCGACATGTCGGAATATATGGAGCGGCACGCGGTTTCGAAGCTGGTGGGTTCGCCGCCCGGATATGTCGGTTTCGAGGAAGGCGGACAGCTCACCGAAAAAATCCGGCGCCGCCCATATTCGGTACTGCTTTTTGATGAAATTGAAAAGGCACATCCGGATTTTTTCAACCTGCTTTTACAGATTCTGGAGGATGGCATTCTGACCGACGCGCAGGGCCGGACGGTCAGTTTCAAAAACGCCATCATCATCATGACCTCCAATGTTGGAGCGCGGCTTATCACCGAACAGGCTAACCTTGGATTTTCACTTGGGGATGAAACCGACTTCGACCGGCAGCAGGAAAACATCCGCAAGATGATGCTTGCCGAACTCAAAAAGGAGTTCAAGCCGGAATTTTTAAACCGTGTGGATGAAATTATCGTTTTCCATAAGCTCACCCAGGAGGAAGTGCGCAGGATTGCGGAAAATATGCTTGATGCGCTCAAAACCCGTCTGGCCGGGCTTTCGATTGAAATCAGCTTTGATGAAACCGCGACAAAGCAGATTTCTACTGATGGGTTCGATCCGCTCTATGGCGCGCGCCCGCTGCGTCGCGCGATCCAAAGCCGTATCGAGGATAAGCTGGCGGACGAAATGCTTCACGGCAGGATCAAAGCCGGGGATAAAATCCGCTGTACCTATGCGGACGAACAGTTTTTGTTCTCTTGA
- a CDS encoding helix-turn-helix domain-containing protein — protein sequence MQDQLKEIAQRIKALREIMEIPVGELARENGVTAEEYLEYESGEKDFTFTFLYNCAQLFGVDIIELLTGEKPRLSFYSIVRKDAGLKINRRKGFTYNHLAYRFSDKTAEPFLVTAPFFEEEQDQPIHLSTHDGQEFDYVLKGQLKVQMEDHVEYLEAGDAIYYDSGHGHGMIATGGEECVFLAIVMRDQHERGERD from the coding sequence ATGCAGGATCAGCTCAAAGAGATTGCCCAGAGAATTAAGGCGCTTCGTGAAATTATGGAAATTCCGGTGGGAGAACTGGCGCGGGAAAATGGAGTCACCGCAGAGGAGTATCTGGAATACGAATCCGGTGAAAAAGATTTTACCTTCACCTTCCTTTATAACTGCGCACAGCTTTTTGGAGTGGACATCATCGAGCTTTTGACCGGCGAAAAGCCGCGGCTTTCCTTCTATTCGATCGTCCGCAAGGATGCGGGGCTCAAGATCAACCGCCGCAAGGGCTTTACCTATAACCATCTTGCCTATCGCTTTTCCGACAAGACCGCCGAGCCGTTTTTGGTCACCGCGCCTTTCTTTGAGGAGGAGCAGGATCAGCCGATCCACCTTTCGACCCACGACGGCCAGGAATTTGACTACGTCCTCAAGGGCCAGCTCAAGGTACAGATGGAGGACCATGTCGAATACCTGGAAGCGGGCGACGCGATTTATTACGACAGCGGCCACGGCCACGGGATGATCGCGACCGGCGGCGAGGAGTGCGTTTTTTTAGCAATTGTAATGCGGGATCAGCATGAGAGAGGGGAAAGAGACTGA